The nucleotide sequence CAAGCCGTCAAAGCTTGGACCGGGGCGACCCTTTTTCATCCACTTTGTGACAAAGGCACACGCCCGACGCCGGGGCGGTCGGAGCACCGCGCCCTCTCCCGGGCCGGCCGCGTCGGGAGGCGACTCCCAGGCCGCCTCCCGGCCTTATTGCAATTCCCTTGTTAAAGCGAAACTCCATGGCCAATGACATGCTGCTATGATTGTCTATTTATAAAACACCACTGTCGTGATGTTTTATACTAGGCATTACGCGCCGCGCAGCCAGGCCAAAATGACCAAGCACAGGCCGGCGTAGATTCCGGCCAGCACGTCGTCGATCATGACGCCGTAGCCGCCCGGCAGCCAATGTTCGGAAGCCCGCACCGGCGGCGGCTTTAAGATGTCGAAGGCCCTAAACAGGAAAAAGCCGGCGATGAGTTCAAAGGGTCCGGGCGCGGCAAAGGGCAACAGCGTGATCCACTGGCCGACCAGTTCGTCGATGACCACATGTCCCGGGTCCTTGCGGCCAAGAATCTTCTCGGTGCGGTCGGCCGCCTTGGCTCCGACGACAAAGACCGCCACGAGGAGCACGATGCGCGCCCAGAGGGGCAGCGGAAAAAACACCAGCGGCGCGATCAGCACCGCCGCCGCCGAACCCCAGGTGCCCTGGGCATAGGGCATCCGGCCCAGGGGGCCAAGGCCCGACACGAGCAGGGCCAAACGGTCGTTATGTGCAAACATGAGGGTCCCTCCCGAAATGGTCGCGGCAGGCTACACCCGGGCGGGCGCGCGAGCAAGAGCGGCGGCGCGCGCCGTGTCGCAAGCCGAAGGACACATCCCATGGGGGCGGCCGGGGCACGTCCCGGCCGCCTTGCCTCGCCGCGCCTTGAAGTCGGGGCCAAAGTGTGGGAGAAACAATGATCAACGACTCGTTGTCGCCAGGCCCCAAAAGGAAGGAATCGATGCTGAGCCTCACCTATGCCGTCACGGTCTTTGCCCTGTATTTTCTGGTTTTCGTCCTGTTCTACAGCCTTTATTTCCGCAAGCGCATCTACCTGCTTCTGCTGTCCGAACACGCTT is from Solidesulfovibrio magneticus RS-1 and encodes:
- a CDS encoding phosphatidylglycerophosphatase A family protein → MFAHNDRLALLVSGLGPLGRMPYAQGTWGSAAAVLIAPLVFFPLPLWARIVLLVAVFVVGAKAADRTEKILGRKDPGHVVIDELVGQWITLLPFAAPGPFELIAGFFLFRAFDILKPPPVRASEHWLPGGYGVMIDDVLAGIYAGLCLVILAWLRGA